The following DNA comes from Hahella chejuensis KCTC 2396.
TGACTGGAGGCCAGCAGATAGCCGGATTTTCCTGGCCCGTAATAGATGGTCAGCCCTTCGACATCCGCTTTCAGATGCTGGCCGCCATGTCCTGGGTCCTGATCCCACAACAGGGTGCAAACGTATTCCTCTTCCTGTTCATCCCACTCTCGTGTATAGGGCACGCCAAAGGACGCCACCACATCCACCAGCTCCGCCGCATCAGGATCATCCATCGGGATGCGCCAGACGCCCACTTGCTCCTGAGCCGCGTATAACACTTGATTGCGCTCATCGATCACCATGCCTTCCACTTGCGGGTCCTGGCCGTCCTCATCCTGACAGGGGGTCCATTCCACATCATCGGACAGCTCAAACTCATCCGGCAGGTCCGTCAGATCATCCACGTCATAGGTCATGAGGCCGTCTTTGGTCATCTTGAACTCAGCGACCGCCAAATCTGTGTCTTCACGCTGACTGATCACCGCGTAGCCGTCTTTGTGCTTTTTCCGTTTGGATACGGCCAAGCCATAGCCCGTACGCTGCTCGTTCACTTCGTCCTGATCATCAGAGAAAATCCAGGGGGCGTCCGGCGAGGTTACATCCGTTAATGGATCGATATCAGCGCTGTGATAATCAGGGTTAATGCGGTAAAAACGCAGCTTGTCGGAACCGCGGTCGATAACCACAGCAAAGTCATTTTCGTGTCTTCTTGCTTTTAAACCATAAACCACATCGACATTGTTGAAGCGTCCGGGCACATCGCCAGCGCTGGGAGGCATCGGCGCATCAATGCGCTGCAGCGTTTGTCCCTGCATGTTCAATACAACGAGGCCGCCCTCTTTTAAGGTAGCGATGACCAGGCTTTTGGCGGGATCTTCAGGGTGCGCCCAAATGGCGGGATCATCCGCGTCGGAGTTGTTACCGGCGTCATCGTCATAAAAGGCTTCCGACTCAAAACGAGCGACAACTTCGGGAGGAGCGGCAAGAACCTGAACAGAGAGTGCGGCGAGTGTAAAAGGCAGTAATTTAGCGAATTTCATTCCTTCAATTTCCTTGTGATTTCTTATCCGTGGCGCACAATGATTTTCCATTGCGCTTAGGAACTTAGACTCTTTTTATTACAATTCAAATCGTCTGTTCTGGTTAAGGCCTTCTGTCGTCGCCCTCCGACGATAATTCACCGCACAGCCCGGTCTTGCGAATCACTTCCAGATCATCCTCCAGAGTTAAGCGCTGCTCCACCCTGGCCAATGCCAGTCGGGAATGCTTTACCGCCATATCGCGCATGGCGCCGTCCGCAAAGTGGGCCAGCGCGTAGAGCGTCTCCTGCAATCGCAAATGGACCATCGGGGCGTCCGCTCCTTCCCTGGCGATCGCCGTAAAGGCGTCGTCAAACATATCCCAAAGAGACAGTTCGGGGACCTGCACGCGGTCAAACTCACAACTATCCTCCACCGTCTTTTTCGCATCGGGCTCCATCCAGAGAACAAACAAACGCCCCATTGCGCCAACAATGTCTCGCGCCGTACCAGGATCATTGACCGCAGGCGACAGCCCGCGGATAGCGATCTCAGACAGCACAGTGAAGCCAAAGCAGGGGTCTTCATCGAACAGACGATTGCGCCCGATCACGAATGCTTCTTCCACAGTTTTGGCGTTAAGCTTTGTGTCGCCGCCATCACCTTGGTCTTTGTTGTCAGGATTGTCGTTATCGCCTCCGAGTATAAAGGCGATGGGTGCGCCGGGGCATACGAAGGCGCCGGGCAGCGCCGCCACCCGAATGTGGATGTCATGTTTTTTAGCGCGAGCTTGCAATTTATCGTACTCGATATGCTGCACATATCCGACTTGCTGCGTGAAAACCGGCTGACCATCGTCGGAGCTCCCGCTGATTGCAGCGCATCGCATAGTAGGCTGAGAACGCCTGCGTTTGAGGGAGTGCGCCGTAGCTGTCTCTACTTTTTCGATCACTGCGCCCAAACGCCCCAAACGGGCGATGCGATCCACCCAACGCACAAAGGTGACGATCACCAACGCCAATATCGCCAGCGTAATGGCGCACAATACAAAGCGCCCGCTATTGCCGTAGTAGCCATTCATCAGGGCGACCAGCGCGACAATGCTGAAAATAAAGGCGCCAATGAAAGTGGACAGCGCGTTCTGCGAAACATCATCCGCAATCACCAGTGCGAATGTGCGCGGGGTGGCGGTGCTGGCGGCGGACGCATAGGCGGACACCATGGAAGCCACCGCCAGAGTGGCGATGACCAGCATACTGGCGGCGCAGATTTTCAACAGCTCGACCAACGATTCCTTCGACACCTCCGGCGTCCACTGCTCCAAGCCCATCTCAGCCCCAAACGAATCCGCCGCCCTGGACGCCAGCGCCGCGGCAATGGAAAGCAGGCAGACAATTAACGGCTTGACCCAAAGCCGCTCCCTGATGCGGTTGAGAATAAACTCCAGTTTATCGAGCATTCCGTTTCTCTCCTGAGTTCAATTGGCTTAGAGGGTTTCATTCTTAACTGTCGCTATAGTCCGGTTATCAACAAAAAACTTATGAGGCGCGGCAAGTTAACACATGTGCTATCGACGCAAGGGCGACTCGCCTTGCGAGTGCGATAGCTTGAGCCCGGCCGCAATCCACGCAATAATCCCCGGCCCCGTTTTTATACGTTATTTACGCCAGTTTTAGTCACTACGGGGCGGTCATACAGGTAGCTAAGATGTACGATTTATCATTAAAAGTTAAAGGTTTTCAGAATACAGCGTCGACGAAGCACGGCAGTTGCCTTGCGCAATGCGAGACGCTGGCGGGTAAGATTTTTGTGGATACGGATCAGCGTTGCGATCTGTATGCGCTGAACGCCATGCACTATCACTTGCGTTTGCCCAGCAAGCTGATTGTCGACCCCACCATCAGTCAGTTTTTTGATGTCCCGCCCAATTATCAACCTGAGGTGTTTGTGGGCGATATGATGGATTTGAAACGCCATCTCAGCGAAATGACGTCACGTTTCGGCGTCGCAAAACATCATCGCGCCATTTCCGTCAATATGAGCAGCGTCGACCAGTTGCTGACGCTATGGTCTACGGCGACGGTTAAGAAAGGCGGCGATCGTCTGGTGAAGCATGTGGGCTCCGCCAGCGGCAGAATCAGGGCGTATTATTCTTGAATCGCTGACATTGGCTTCATCCCTTCGCTCAGCGCAACAGGGCTATCACAGGGTCTACGGTGAGATGGCGATGAAGGATGGCGCGGCGATCCCATCCGCGCCATCCTTAAACAGCTATAGATCTCAAGAGCGACCTACAAACAGGCAACCTCTACAACTCATATTCCACGATCAGTTTGGGCGCGCGACTGCTTTCTCTGCTTTCAATGTCCACACCGTTGCTGGTTCCGTCGGATGACAACACCAGGCCATTATTCGGCGCGCCGGACAGCCAGCTTTGCACCAGTTCCACACCGGCCGCGCCCAGGTTGACGGACAGGGAGCCGTTGTTGGACGGAGTGAAGGTGGCGACTTTGCCGCTGGAGGTGTCCGCATCGCTCCATTGAGCGGCGCTCTCGCTCCAGTCTCCTTTTGCAGGGTACAGAGAATATGAGCCGCTGGAAGGATCAACGATAGAGAACTCCGCTTTTACGCTGGTGACCCTGGCCTGCGCCGGCAGGTCGCTCAGATTCCAATGCATCAGGACGCGTAATTCCTGACCGCCATCGCTGCCATCCGCTTCCAGACGGCGGGTGTTGCGTCGACGCCCTTGCGAACCGACAGAAACATCCTGATCGGAGGAAAGCGACTTGGAGCCGCGTCCTGACGAATCATCGCCAGACTGGTGGGCGACGATCAGTTTAGCGGCCTGGCCGCCTTCTCTGGAGACGAAATCGACGCCATCGGACGTGCCCATGCTGGCGATAATCAGACCGTTATTGGCTTCTTCGCCCGAAATCCAACCTTGCACCAGGCGACGGCCTTCTTCGTTCAGGCGGATGCTCACGCCGCCCTTGCTCGAGGGAGTGAAAATTCCCACCTTAACCCCAGTCTGTGACGCCGCGCTCCAGTCCGCGCCTTTTTCCGACCAGCCAGTGGAGCCTGCGTAAACGCTGTATTCGCCACTTGAGCTATTGACGACTTGCAGGGCCAGCTCTACAGAATCAACGCTGGCGTCAGCAGGAATCGCGCTCAGGTCCCAGGACAACAGCGCTCTCAGCTCCTGCCCGCCGTCGGAACCATCCGCATAGACATCGTTGCCGTTATTGTAGAAACCATCGCTGCCAACGGTGACATCCTGACCCGCCGCAACAGTGCTGGAACCGCCATCCCCTGGATCGCCCGGGTCGCCGGGATCACTGCCGCCGTCCACCTGCGTGAGGCCATCGCCGGAACGGGTCAGTTTCATGACTTCTCCGACAGTCTGCGGTTTCCACAAGTTGAGACCAGAAGGCAACGCCAATGGATCAGAGTCGCGCTGCGCCTTGGAAAGGCCCGTCACATCGCCCTCCCCGGAAAAACGAGCAGTGCGCACCAGCACCTCGTCGCCGGAAAACTGCACGATTTTCAACTGTGCAAAGCTGTCCTGATCGATGATCCAGTTCGCATAACGATCCGCGGATCTCGTGGGCGCGCCCCAGCTGCCCTCACCCACATACAGCGTGCCGGCGGCCGCCTGCGCATAGCCGCCGTTATCCGGCACAACCGGCCAGGTGTATTTCACCAGATGGCTGTCCGACTCGAACGACAGGTTCATCTTGTAGGTATAAAACGGCTGCGCCCACTCGTACATCTTGTCGTACTTGGACGGCTTTGACGTGGTGCGCGGGAACATAGGCTTGTGATACTGAGTCATGCGCCATGTCACGCCGGAGCCGTCAGAGGCGAGATCCGCCTTCAGCCAGTCCATCTGCTCGCGCCATTCCGCCTCATAGCCGGAATTGCGGAATTCGGTGTTCAGCGTATAGAAACGCGCCTGTCCGCCGCCGATGGTGAAGGCGAAATAGGTGTCCTCCAGCGTACAGGAGCCGTCTTTGTTGGCGTCTACGCCAAAAACCTTACAGATAAAGGTCTGGTCGTTGTCCTCGTGGTTGCCCACTGTAGGAACCAGCGGATACACCCGTTTGTAATCCACGCCGTCGATGACGTCGTTGGAATAGGTTTCGGTCCAGTTATCCAGCCATTCGTCCACTTCGCTGGCGCGGTTATCGTCGGTGAGGTCGCCTCCAAACAGAACGAATTGAGGACGCACTTTGCTGACCAGACGGTTCCCCTGACGACGCGCCGTTGGATTGCTGCGGGAGTCGCCGCCGGCGATGAAGGTCAGGTCCGCCGCGTTATCCTGGGCGGTGGTGAACCAGAATCGATCGCCGCAGCCTTTGCTGTCGCAAGCGCGAAAGTAGTAGTCAGCGCCCGGTTGCAGATCCGACAGACGTACGAAATAGCTGCGCAGACTGCCGTCGAAGGTGTAGCTCTTCTGATAGGCGGTGTTCTCCCAGCTGTTCTCGTCGGTGCTATCGCCCCACAGAAGATAAGGAGAACCGCCGGAGCCCTCGGAGAAGGCGATAATGGCTTCATGGGCGGGATCGTGGTCCCAGACCACGCGAATCTGCGTCGGCGCCGCCAACGCAGTGGACCCGGTCGCCGCCAGGGTTAAACCGGCGATTACGGCGAGAATGGGTTTATCGTTATTCATCGGTTGTAGATTTCTCCAGGTAGTTTTAGACATTGCGACGCACCGGCCTGCCGCAGCCGGATATTCCCCACGTCGCTCCCTTGCTCATCTCCGCTACTGCTCCATGGAAGACACCAGCCTCGCCCACGCTACCGTGCGAGGGGGCAAGGCCTGTTCACTTCCCTGATAAAAATTGAATGTCATGACGCTGAAATCGCCACTGTCTCCATCCCGCACCGTGGACGACCAATAGGGTCCGACGACGGTGCGGGGAAACAAGTAGGCGTTGATCATAGGTTGGCCCGGGTAGGTCTCCCGGTCCTGTAAGGAGCGCAACTCCTCAATGGTAGGTAAGCGCCAGGAGGCGACGCCGCAGTGTCGAACCCGATTCAGGGCCTGGATCAGGTCTTCGGTATCGCAGGGTTCGATGTGGTCGCCGAGGATGCAACTGCCCCTCTCCGCCTCGCCGCGGTCACCCTGCCGCCAGGAAAAGCTGGACTTGTAGTAATGGACATTCTCCTGCCAGCTCTTTACTTCCCAAATCACGTTGTTGCGGGCGTCCGCCACGCAGGCCCATGGGCCAAGTTTAGGCGCGACTTCCGCGCCGTCCGCGTCCAGCTTGCGCCAGCGCGCCAGTTCCGCCTGAATGCGGCGTTGCGCATGTTCGCCGGACGCGCCGGCGTCCTGTCCTCCGTTAACGGTCATGGCCACAATCATCGCCGCCGGGGCCACAATGCTAAGAGCGATTCCCATGATGATCTGAGTGCGCAGTCGCTTGCTCATGGACTCACCCTTAAGCGGAGTGGACGATGATGATAGGCGTGCCGGGTTTGCGCATGATCAAAGGGCGCCACCCACATAAACACGCCGTCTTCGATGGGAATATCAAAAGGAGACCCTGTCTCTCTGGCGCGGGCCAGCTCCAGATACCAGCGCCCGTCGCGCCATTGAGCCCGCCCGCGCACGTCGCCGCGATCGCCTTCGTAATGGCTCATCCAAAGTACGGAAGGCAGACCGTCGCCCACTGGCGTCTCATCACGCTCCGCCGTGTAAGCTCGCGAACCATACCAGGTCATGGCGTTCTCCCCCTTCGTCACGCCAGGACCATCGCGGGGCGTACGCAGTGGCGTCACGCCGCTGGTGCGAAACCACTCCCAGTTCTGGCGCACGCCGCCATCCTCCACCGGATCGGGTTGGTAGCCGGCTTTGTATCGAGGGCAAAACGCACAGGCCGCTTCCGGCTTGCCGAAGTGGTCGTCGTCCAGCACCGCCATATCGCCGCCGCGCACCGCTTTCCAATGCCAGACGTCGCGAATCGACCCGTCTGTCGTGTAATGATAGCCGCGTCCCGAACGACTGGCCGGATACCCCTCCAAAGGACGACCGCCCAGATGAACGCTGTTATCGCCGCCAAAGCCGCCGCCTTTGGACAGCATCACCGCCAGCTTATCCTCGTAATAAACCCGCTCGTCATCTTTCTCGAAGCCCGCATGCAGGGCCTTCCAGCCGGTCTGCGTCTTTTGCAGCGGAAGATGACTGTAATCCGCGTGAGCGTCAGGCCAGCTAATGGAGAAATAGATCGTATAAGGATTCGCCAGCGCCCGGACTTCGACGGGTATGACAGCGTCATAATCGTTGCCCTGGTAGGTGGTCACCGTGACGGGCGCCGCATTCGCCCAGGCGTCTTCGTCCGGCGCCCCATCAATCTGAATACGGACCTTTTCCGCCAGCGGCGCGACCACCAGCGCCTGACTGTCCGCTCCCCCTCCCCACCAAAGCGCGGCGCCCGCCGCACAGGAGAAGACTAATAACCCCAGCCCCTGGGAGAATCTGCGGGGGATAAAGACCGCAGGCAAAAAACGTCCCCCTCGCAACGCCAGTTGCTCCATCAGGTGGGCGACAATCAGAGTGGCCAACAGCAGAGCGCACCAGTAATGGGTGGCCAGCACCCAATCAAGCACGCCTGCGCCAATACCGAGATAAAAGATAACGCCGCTAAGCAGCTGTACCGGCAAAATCAGGTAAAGCGCGCGTATCAGAAAACCTTTGGGGCGGGTTTGCGTCCTATCCGAGCGCTTTTTCAGCCAGGCGAGCGACACAGTAAAGCTTACCGCCAGCCAGCCCAGGGCTGCGCTTAAGTGCCATGAAATCATATCGCCCTGAGGAGCGATGGCGGACCAGTACTCCTGCAATGGCCAGTCGCCGTCCGCCGCCAGGCGCATGCCGCTGGCCAGACTGACAGTAAACAGAGACATCGCACAGAGGTGAAGTAAAACGCGTAGCCAGTGAGAAGGGGGAAAGATCATTGTAGTTTCTGTTGTTATCGGTTTAATTCACTTCGCCCTCCACCTGGAAAGACTTGGGGAGATGCGTGATTAAATATGACTAGCAATTGCGTTACTTCAATATAAATCATTGTCGAATAAGAACTTTTCATCCTAAAACTCGGGTGCGGCCGCGACAATGGCCTTTCCTGCATAGTCCAATGGAGTGAAATCCGCAGGTCAGCCTGCATTGTCGAGCGGCATGCAGCCTAGCGGCCTCCTGTTGCAAGCGCATGACATAGCGCCAGCATGCGACGCGCCTAAGAGTCGGGATCACCAGCGTCGGCACTGAAAACGCGAAAACATAGACTTGTCTGTAAACTGGCGCTGAACGATGGGAGTTGAAGTCGAATGAGTGCGGAGTGAGCGTTCATAAAACATTCCTTATTTCATGAAGACAGGGTATGAAGCACGTGATTGCACGTGCGGGCGCAGGTCCTGCTTAAATTTTAGCCCGCGCGAAATGCAATTCAATCTCATTTACGCGCTTTTCACAACTTGGATCACCACAAGGGGTGAGCAGGCGCACAATTTAATGGTTTTATTAATATGACAATGATATTGGCATGTTGATAATCAGGCGCAGGCCCTGTCGTTGCAGACAAATAGAAGGTTGCGGACAAATAGAAGGAAGCTATTTGTCCGCCTGATTAATAGGCGACTTAGAATCCCAGTCTGGCGCCGGCGCCCAGCAGCGTCGCCACGCCCAGTACGACAAATATCAACGCCGCCACGCCATGCACCACCCGCACCGGCATGCGGTGGGCGATGCGATCTCCAAGCAATACGGCTGGCGCGTTGGCGATCATCATCCCCAGCGTTGTGCCGGCGACCACCCAGAAAAAAGACGAGTACTGCGCCGCCAGAGCGACGGTGGCCACCTGGGTTTTATCCCCCATTTCAGCCAGAAAAAACGCTACGACCGTTGTGCCGAATACGCCCAGTTTTGCGAATTTCGCCTCACTTTCATCGAACTTGTCGGGAACCAGCATCCAGCCGGCCATGGCGATAAAGGAGACTCCCAGCACCCAGCGCAGTATTTCCGGCGTCACCAGAGAGGTTACCCACGCGCCCAGAGCGCCGGCGAAGGCGTGATTGACAATGGTGGCCACGAAAATACCGAGGATGATGGGAACCGGCTTGCGGAATCTGGCGGCGAGAATAAACGCCAGTAATTGGGTTTTGTCGCCAATTTCTGCGAGCGCGACGATGCCGGTGGAAATCAGAAAAGCTTGCATTCGGGAAATCTCCTGGGCCGGATTAACCATATGACTACGCCACGCCCCGGCCCAACCGGTGCGGCATAGTCAAAGGTCTTGCCAAGTTATGGAACCGTTTACGCCATGGCCTGTGGGCCAAGTATGTTGACGCAAACCTCTTCAGGGCGAAGAGAGGCTACTCCCCAGTGACGCCGGGCATACTAATGCAATGCATCCCGTAAATCCAGCGTGCTTTTGTACCCAGCGTAGACGCGCAGCCAAGTCGCCGCCTCTTATCTGGAGCGCTATCGAGGCGGCGTATCCAGGGTTATTCTGGTTTTTTGCGCAAGGTTCCAATCATCCTCTTGACGCTCACTCTCCTTCACCTGTTCTGGAGATATTAATATGGCAATGATATTGGCATGTTAATAGTCAGGCGCATGGATGCGCCTGCGCGGCGGCGAGCCGCGGGTGACAGGGCCTGACCTGTGCAGGCCCTGTCGTTGCAGACAAATAGAAGGAAGCTATTTGTCTGCCTGATTAATAACGCCGGATGTCCCCATACTGGGAAACTGTTGCTGCGTGTTGATAGGGACGCCAGACTGAAGGGTTATATTCCCTGCTTCCAACACATGTCCATAGATGTCCGTGATGCGAAAATCAAAGGGGCCCGTCCCCATGCCGGAACGTTCGACAAAGTAGTTGTAGTCTTCTCTGGCGATCTCCTGATAGGAGCCGGTTGAACCACTTTCCCGGTACGCCAGACTGCTTACGGGATACCGCTGTTCGCGTACTTGCACGGCCGTCCACCACTGGCTCGAACCTTCCATGAAGTACAGCAGCACAGAGGGATAATCGCAGGGAACATAATCCCAGCTGATCGGAATGCGTCCCGCCTCCAATGGCGAAATCTGCGCGAAGGCGGCGTCGGTCAGATCCACGTCTCCCGGGTTGCAGCCGGGACAACTGTCGTCAACGCGCGCCACCACGGACTTGCCGTTATTGCGGTTGGTCACCTTGACGCATCCGCCACAAGCCTGGGAACCGTTATAGTCGGTCTGATTCATCGCTGCAGTGAACATCGCAGGCACGGGAACGCTGCAATGGCCGCCGCCGTTGTAGAAGTAGTAAGTCCCTTCCCCCTCATGCAGCGCGGCGGACGTGTGAGTCGCAGAAACTCGATTTTCCGCATAAGAGGCGCGTACACACAGCAACAACAGGATACTGCCGATAATCAGAAAAGTAAGTTTGCTCATGTGCTTCCTTGTCCTTTGCATTGGCGGTTGTATACCAAGCTTCCATACAGCCTGTGAGAAGCCGATTCGGCCCTTCTCCCCCGCCTCAATTAACAAGTATGCGAACAGCCATTAAGGCGGACTTGCAGGGCCTTCCCACACTCTGACACAGGCGGACCTCCGCTCCCAGCCTCAATAGGAAAATTGGGAAAAGATGGGACCGAATCGTGACATTGTCTATCATAATCAACAG
Coding sequences within:
- a CDS encoding phytase → MKFAKLLPFTLAALSVQVLAAPPEVVARFESEAFYDDDAGNNSDADDPAIWAHPEDPAKSLVIATLKEGGLVVLNMQGQTLQRIDAPMPPSAGDVPGRFNNVDVVYGLKARRHENDFAVVIDRGSDKLRFYRINPDYHSADIDPLTDVTSPDAPWIFSDDQDEVNEQRTGYGLAVSKRKKHKDGYAVISQREDTDLAVAEFKMTKDGLMTYDVDDLTDLPDEFELSDDVEWTPCQDEDGQDPQVEGMVIDERNQVLYAAQEQVGVWRIPMDDPDAAELVDVVASFGVPYTREWDEQEEEYVCTLLWDQDPGHGGQHLKADVEGLTIYYGPGKSGYLLASSQGDDRYVVYDRQGSNPYMGEFAIVDGPYTDGTQETDGGAVINVNMGPDFPYGLLVVQDGDNTPDELDEEGGKRDNTNFKFVPWQDIANSQFPPLMIDTESWRPRRKHRFPH
- a CDS encoding DUF2254 domain-containing protein, whose protein sequence is MLDKLEFILNRIRERLWVKPLIVCLLSIAAALASRAADSFGAEMGLEQWTPEVSKESLVELLKICAASMLVIATLAVASMVSAYASAASTATPRTFALVIADDVSQNALSTFIGAFIFSIVALVALMNGYYGNSGRFVLCAITLAILALVIVTFVRWVDRIARLGRLGAVIEKVETATAHSLKRRRSQPTMRCAAISGSSDDGQPVFTQQVGYVQHIEYDKLQARAKKHDIHIRVAALPGAFVCPGAPIAFILGGDNDNPDNKDQGDGGDTKLNAKTVEEAFVIGRNRLFDEDPCFGFTVLSEIAIRGLSPAVNDPGTARDIVGAMGRLFVLWMEPDAKKTVEDSCEFDRVQVPELSLWDMFDDAFTAIAREGADAPMVHLRLQETLYALAHFADGAMRDMAVKHSRLALARVEQRLTLEDDLEVIRKTGLCGELSSEGDDRRP
- a CDS encoding DNRLRE domain-containing protein, which gives rise to MNNDKPILAVIAGLTLAATGSTALAAPTQIRVVWDHDPAHEAIIAFSEGSGGSPYLLWGDSTDENSWENTAYQKSYTFDGSLRSYFVRLSDLQPGADYYFRACDSKGCGDRFWFTTAQDNAADLTFIAGGDSRSNPTARRQGNRLVSKVRPQFVLFGGDLTDDNRASEVDEWLDNWTETYSNDVIDGVDYKRVYPLVPTVGNHEDNDQTFICKVFGVDANKDGSCTLEDTYFAFTIGGGQARFYTLNTEFRNSGYEAEWREQMDWLKADLASDGSGVTWRMTQYHKPMFPRTTSKPSKYDKMYEWAQPFYTYKMNLSFESDSHLVKYTWPVVPDNGGYAQAAAGTLYVGEGSWGAPTRSADRYANWIIDQDSFAQLKIVQFSGDEVLVRTARFSGEGDVTGLSKAQRDSDPLALPSGLNLWKPQTVGEVMKLTRSGDGLTQVDGGSDPGDPGDPGDGGSSTVAAGQDVTVGSDGFYNNGNDVYADGSDGGQELRALLSWDLSAIPADASVDSVELALQVVNSSSGEYSVYAGSTGWSEKGADWSAASQTGVKVGIFTPSSKGGVSIRLNEEGRRLVQGWISGEEANNGLIIASMGTSDGVDFVSREGGQAAKLIVAHQSGDDSSGRGSKSLSSDQDVSVGSQGRRRNTRRLEADGSDGGQELRVLMHWNLSDLPAQARVTSVKAEFSIVDPSSGSYSLYPAKGDWSESAAQWSDADTSSGKVATFTPSNNGSLSVNLGAAGVELVQSWLSGAPNNGLVLSSDGTSNGVDIESRESSRAPKLIVEYEL
- a CDS encoding DUF1566 domain-containing protein produces the protein MSKRLRTQIIMGIALSIVAPAAMIVAMTVNGGQDAGASGEHAQRRIQAELARWRKLDADGAEVAPKLGPWACVADARNNVIWEVKSWQENVHYYKSSFSWRQGDRGEAERGSCILGDHIEPCDTEDLIQALNRVRHCGVASWRLPTIEELRSLQDRETYPGQPMINAYLFPRTVVGPYWSSTVRDGDSGDFSVMTFNFYQGSEQALPPRTVAWARLVSSMEQ
- a CDS encoding ethylbenzene dehydrogenase-related protein gives rise to the protein MIFPPSHWLRVLLHLCAMSLFTVSLASGMRLAADGDWPLQEYWSAIAPQGDMISWHLSAALGWLAVSFTVSLAWLKKRSDRTQTRPKGFLIRALYLILPVQLLSGVIFYLGIGAGVLDWVLATHYWCALLLATLIVAHLMEQLALRGGRFLPAVFIPRRFSQGLGLLVFSCAAGAALWWGGGADSQALVVAPLAEKVRIQIDGAPDEDAWANAAPVTVTTYQGNDYDAVIPVEVRALANPYTIYFSISWPDAHADYSHLPLQKTQTGWKALHAGFEKDDERVYYEDKLAVMLSKGGGFGGDNSVHLGGRPLEGYPASRSGRGYHYTTDGSIRDVWHWKAVRGGDMAVLDDDHFGKPEAACAFCPRYKAGYQPDPVEDGGVRQNWEWFRTSGVTPLRTPRDGPGVTKGENAMTWYGSRAYTAERDETPVGDGLPSVLWMSHYEGDRGDVRGRAQWRDGRWYLELARARETGSPFDIPIEDGVFMWVAPFDHAQTRHAYHHRPLRLRVSP
- a CDS encoding TMEM165/GDT1 family protein, with protein sequence MQAFLISTGIVALAEIGDKTQLLAFILAARFRKPVPIILGIFVATIVNHAFAGALGAWVTSLVTPEILRWVLGVSFIAMAGWMLVPDKFDESEAKFAKLGVFGTTVVAFFLAEMGDKTQVATVALAAQYSSFFWVVAGTTLGMMIANAPAVLLGDRIAHRMPVRVVHGVAALIFVVLGVATLLGAGARLGF
- a CDS encoding expansin EXLX1 family cellulose-binding protein, translating into MSKLTFLIIGSILLLLCVRASYAENRVSATHTSAALHEGEGTYYFYNGGGHCSVPVPAMFTAAMNQTDYNGSQACGGCVKVTNRNNGKSVVARVDDSCPGCNPGDVDLTDAAFAQISPLEAGRIPISWDYVPCDYPSVLLYFMEGSSQWWTAVQVREQRYPVSSLAYRESGSTGSYQEIAREDYNYFVERSGMGTGPFDFRITDIYGHVLEAGNITLQSGVPINTQQQFPSMGTSGVINQADK